ttataatctgataaaccctagccggcggcttacaagatgtatatataggcggtaccaacgatccgtaccgtacctaccggcgacgggcctcgctctgatcgtcaaaaattagcctccctttagtatatgaatttggatcacaatacaacaggtCCAAGAGTATCAAGCTCTAGGACTCTCCTTGAATCAATCAACGTGTAGGAGGCAAACCAATGCAACAAATGGAAAGGGAGAACACAATAATACTCCTCACAAATCTCACCCAAAACAATGAATGTTATGGAAAGATTGCGCAGGAGAGGAACAATGGAGAGGATATCAACAACTGACTTTAAGATCAAGATCGAAAAGCTTCCCTTCGCCATTACCTATGCCTGTCCCCTCGTCAATTCCCTCTAAACAAATATGGCACTAAAAACATCTCTGTCATATTCCCACACATAATACCCATTTGATGCTAAATAGGTGATTGAGATTATGTGTCTAATATCTCCACTACTCCCAGCACTAATTTCCGCTCCCCTTCCTAGTAGTTGCCAAAGGCACACTGATGTAAAGGGTGTTCAGTAGACTCTTGTGTGGTGAACTCGCACCGTGGGGACAATCTCCAGCAAAAGCGACGGAGAAATGTACCTGTAATTTTAACTGAGGCAGCCAACGATTATACCACACTTGAAGTTACATGGATAAGTTCATCCGATAGATCAAGCACCGTTCAGGCTAGCCAGTCACCACTCACCAGTGGCAATCGAGCACTTGCATCAGTGCCGAGCATCCCATGCAGCGAGCGAAACCGACCGGCGCGGGACCCCGCTCAACTGCCTACGTAAGCTCCGGCCCCCACCGGCAAAGTTGCCACCCAGAACGGCTATAAATACGCCTCGCCTTGCCACTCCCTCCTCAGGCGATCGAGCACCGAGAGCACACACCCCTACGCTCCACGTACCTAGCTCGCCAGCCCATCTACATAGTCCGGCAATGGCGATGCAGCAGCAGGGCGGCGCCGAGGAGACGCTGATGCAGCGGTGCAAGCCGTACCTGGCGATGATCTCGCTGCAGTTCGGGTACGCCGGCATGAACGTGATCACCAAGGTGTCGCTGAACCACGGCATGAGCCATTACGTGCTCGTCGTCTACCGCCACGCCTTCGCCACCCTCTCCATCGCGCCCTTCGCGCTCATTCTGGAGCGCAAGGTCCGGCCGCGGATGACCCTCCGGGTCTTCATCAACATCTTCCTCCTCGCCCTCATGGGCCCCGTCATCGACCAAAACTTCTACTACGCGGGGCTCAAGTACACCTCGCCCACCTTCTCCTGCGCCATGAGCAACATGCTCCCCGCCATGACCTTCGTCATGGCGGTCATCTTCAGGATGGAGAAGGTGAACCTCAAGAAGGCCAGGTGCGTGGCCAAGGTGGCCGGCACGCTGGTCACGGTCGCCGGAGCCATGCTCATGACGCTCTACAAGGGCCGCGCCATGGAGATGATCTGGTCTAAGCACACCCACCTCCACGACGGCCCGCACCAggacgctgccgctgccgccaaggACTGGTTTAAGGGGTCCATTTTCCTCATCATCGCCACCCTCGCCTGGGCATCCCTCTTCATCCTACAGGTATTTCTAGCTCGTGGCATGACATAGATCGCTTGCTCCCGTCGTCCATACGTGAACTGAAAATTCTAACTCATAATGTTTGGTCCGTGCGTGCAGGGCCCGACGCTGACGAGGTACAACGCGCCGCTGACCCTGACCATGCTCATCTGCTTCGTGGGCACCCTGCAGGCCATCGTGGTCACGTTGGCCATGGAGCACACCACCGACGTCTGGAAGATCGGCTTCGACATgaacctcctcgccgccgcctacGCCGTCAGTCTCCCAAACCATATACTGACACCATCAGAGACAGCAAACAAACATGGCATGAAACTGATAAAAAAAAATCTCTGCAAATATATATGTGCAGGGTATCGTGACGTCGAGCATTGCCTACTACGTGCAAGGGCTGGTGATCCAGGTCCGGGGCCCGGTCTTCGCCTCGGCCTTCAGCCCGCTCATGATGATCGTGGTGGCCATCATGGGCTCTTTCATCCTTGCAGAGAACATCTATCTCGGAGGGTACGTGCCTGCATATATGCTCATATATCTTCTTCGTATCGCACACACGAACACGACAGAGCAAGAGCATTACATTCTTGCTGACTGTTTGGGATTTTCAGGATCATCGGGtccgtcctcatcgtcgccggccTCTACTCGGTGCTCTGGGGGAAGCACAAGGAGAGCGTGGAGAAGAAGGATATCGAGGCGACCGAGATCCCCGTGGCGATCAAGGGCGTCGATGCCAACGGCAGGATCATGGACATCGTGGAGCTGGACGAGGTGCAGCTGGAGAAGGCCAAGGCCAACGGCAAGGCGGTCACCATCTCGGTGCCTGCCGAGGAAGCCCGGATGCAGCGCGACGGCGAGAACTGACTGGGCAAGAAACTCGTAGGTCTATTGATCAATGGACCTTGTTGTCTTCCCTTCTTTTGCTCTTGGATCCCTGGCAGTGGGAGGGTAAGCAGTGGTGGTAGTAATACTAGTAAAAACATCTAGTGGCAAACTGGTAATATGTATGCTGTGATGTGAGGGAGAGCTTTGTAACCTCTCTGTACCTAAGCAAGCAGATGCTTTCAGTTTGGGATAGCCATGTCGTCTTATCTGCATCGATCTTTTGTATCAGCTACCGGCCCCTTCCAATATTAATTATGACATATATAGTGAACCGTAATTATGTCAAGGCTGGCTCTTCCAATCCTATGTCAAGCAAGTGGTTGATAATGTCATATTATCCTTCTTGCAGCTACGTAATGACTTCTTGCCTAGCGCACAAAGGAGTTAATCAGACATAGTGTTTAGAACTCATATGATTGGTTGTGGGCAGGCAGCGCTCCTGAAACTCTGATAGAGCAAGAACATAGTACACACCTACAAAGCAAATCTTTCTCTGCGTTTTACATATCTTTTTTATATTGTAAGTGCAATATCAATGTGCATTTTCGCTACGTATGGTTCCGATGCGGCGGTTGGCACATAACCATACATCTATTATTCATGAAACTTTGTTGTACCAGTTGCACCTTGAGAAATTATGCAAAATGCTTCCACCATCCACATGTATATGCCATTGGTGCATAGTGGTACCAAAGAACCCATTCTTAATTAATCAGCAAAAGATAGCCCAATCAGGGTTAATTAATCTAGTGATGGGAATTTGGAGGAAGGAATAATTCCCCAAAAGCATGCAATCCTAGTTAGCGCGCACTTGCAAGATTCAGTGTCAGCCCTAAACCAGCATGAATCTCTTTAAGCCGGAATATAGATTCCAATCCGAGGTCCCATCTCTCCAACCAGTGCGGTGGGGCAAGTTGGTGCCACAAAGCACAGGGACAGGAACAAGAACAGAACAATGACCTGAATATGATGCTCCTGCCTCCTCCATATCCCCAAAGAAAATTCCCATGCTCCCATTCAAATCCTGGgatacatggcatggtggatataATCTGATAGATACATGCGCCGGGTCGACGAGGTCTCGTAGGTTCTCTTACTGGCTTCCATTGTCTGAGGGGGAAGGAATATCAAGTTGCAGATAAGCAGTAGTCAATTGCACTTGCATGCACCAAGTTAATGGATTCTGCATCACTCGCTACTTGGAAAATGAAACACGTTTCGCACTTCAGTTGTGCAGCAAGATAAGTGATGGGGTATAACTTCCTGCCAGGCTCTTATCATGATGCAGCAAAGGTCATCAACTCGCAGTTTCGGACTGATCTTCAACCGAAGAAGGATTATCACAGCACGTCGTCAAAACTATATGGCATCTAGATTAGCTTGTTCACAAGATTACAAATGAATTTGGTGATACGTGTGTTAGTTGTGGAATCTACCTCATTAGTTACGTCAGTGATACGTTTCAAATTGCAACTCTCATTAGCTCCTTTTTCTTTCAGCAAAGAGAGCACAAAAAAGGGCACAGTCGTCTACCTACTTAGCGTGTAATATGCTTGCTCAATATGGTTTTACGAGTAGACGATTAGCAAGTCTTGGAACTTATCCGCTAATCGGTCGCGGAAAATAATAGTGCTCCCACCCAAATCTGTCAACATCTTGGGAATAACAGAAAACAATCCTCTGAGTAGAGGAGCAATGTATGCTTAGCATaaagccaaccacactcacaaaaTTAGTGTTTCTACACTCAGCCGACGCACAATAATTCGCTCCAGAAACCAATGATCTTGTTGTATGGTTACCTCAGCAGAATGCAAAAAATAGGAGCAGATACGCTAATAGAATAAAGAGCATTACGCAAGGTCGTAATCTAACTAAGATACCCTGCTCCAAACCATGCCGCAGCCCCAACTTGTAAAAATGTGATTCTCGAATCACGAATCACCTTGATTTTTTAGGAGAACTTGATTTTTTTTCTCATGATATCATGTAATCCAGATATGTTATACACAGCCACCCTGAGTGTTCTGGACGGGATATATATGTCTGGTGTGTAATAAGCTCCAGCACGGTTTCAGACGTGCAAAGCTTTTGATTCCATCTATTATTGAGCAATCAGTATCACACAGAGCCAGTAAAAGAACATATTCATAGATGACCAGGCAAATACTCAACCAAGGATAAAAAAAACTTGTCACAATTGGACCTTTGTTCCTTTAAGTATCAAACTCAAGAAATCTGCAACCTTTAACCAACATCTGATATTTAACTCACAGGGTAACATCTTCTAGTAGAGAAACGCTCGTGATTTTAACTTTGTGAAAATGACCTGAACAGCTCTTCACTTTAACTAACCTGTAAAGAACTTTCGGTTAAGTATCTTTCGACCAATTGAAGAGACTGGCACTATAGTTCAGCCCCGTGTCTTGTGATGGAAGTAATCTCTTCCACCCGTGTGTCTTGAGTATAATAACAGTGACTTAACATTAATTAAGTGGAATACTATTCATAGGTATAAGGTCTTATTTCATTAGGTTGCACACTGAAGGAACACTGATGACTTCAATTGAAATGTCGACTAGATAAACGCTACTTTGGAATCAGATCTTGGGGGCCTATGTCACTGAATTCTTTAGCTGGAGATTCACTGTGACTTTACCCGTTGGATTAGCAACAAGATTGCTAGGGGGAGGGAACACGCACCAAAACTGCCTTTGGGATCAATGGAATGACCAGGCAAGGAACACTAACATATTGTGTGGTTCAGTGAGATCATTTGCATGACACTGGTGGTACTGACTAACAATGGTGCAGGAGGGAACAAAGACATGAGTCAAACATAAGATGAGATTGGCATGTTCATGCAACACCAGTACATAAATTCATTATGTTCCAGACAATTTTCCAGCTATTTCTATGGTTGAATCTTAGTAACATCTAGCCACTAAAATAATATGCAAGAATTTCTAGATATTAAAACAAAATCAGCTTTCAGATAAGGCAACAGAATGCCGAGCACTGACAGGACCAGAAAGATACGTGGTTTTTAGCACCCAGAAAGAAAATGGATCGAAAGATAGCTTTAGACCATTCAAGCGCATTACAAAGCAGCCTTAGTTTCTTGTGCAAGAACATAAGAAATATTGATAATATTGCTATTCTGCAtgctaaacaaaaataaaagagtTGGGCAGCAGTACCATTTAAAAGGGTTCAAGTCTGAAAAGTTCTATATCAGAAGTTACAGTAACAGAACCATTCAAGCATTAACAAGCAGTTAATCTATCTGAGATAAAGCTTATGAAATATAAATCTAAGTTACTTGCTAGATTACAACTTGCAGGAGGTGATTACATTTTTCACAAGGTAGAATTGTCTGAAGAATCTTTGGGAAGGGCAACATAGTTTGCTGGTATGGAAGCAGTTGTCTTGCCAGCATCCTTCATTTTTCCACAAGACAAGCCTCCCTTGCGTGAAATTGGGGTAGAAACACGCCGGCTGTTAGGAGTTCCACCAATGATGTTGACGTTAGAACTCTGCCCAAGAGGCTTCCTTGCCGATAGCGGACGCATAGGACTAGGCTTCGCCCCATATGTTGAACCATGTTCTGCTGTAAACTGTTCTTGTAATTTCTTAAGTTCCTGCAAATCAAAACATCCCAGTATATTATAGTTGATATAATGATATGTGATGCTGGAAGGCCCACATCCAAACATGGTAACAAAAGCCATCCTATATCTGATATCAGCTCTCCAAATCAGTGGCACAGAGAAGAAACGAAACATTTTAACATGCATTCGCAAATGAGAATGGCTAAGAAGCGGTCTGGACTATCTTGACCAGAGAATAGCTCAACTGTAGTTACTTTCAATCTGTATCATTTGTATTCTGAAGTTGAGCCAGATTAGAACATATCTTCAGAATGTTAAGCATGCAAAACAGGCAACCCTAGAATGTTCAGACACTGATACATGTGACAAGGATTGAGTAGAAAAGAGGCATGAAAATATGAACCAACCCGTAATCGACGCTTTTCATCTTCCCTTTGTTGTCTTCCAGATGTGTATTGTTCTAAGCTATCCAAAAGCCTCATCTGTACAAAATACGGTAAATGCTACGTAATTAAGACGAAACTGACACAACCTATTTATATGGAAAGAGCATTGTGTATATATGAACTTGCCTTATCATGCATAAATGGTATGCCCTTCTCCTTTTCCCAAGCTTTAACTCTAGCAGTCAAATTCTCCAGCAGAGCTACATGACAAAATAATATTGAAGTTGAGAAACAGGCGTCAACAAATACTTCTATTAGAGAAATCAAACATCAACATAAGTAGGTCAGCCACCAGAAAACATAAAAAATTAGTGCCAGAGATAGATGGAAAGTCAGAATAACCGTGATCATTTTATCTAACGCAGCGTATCAATTGACACATAAGCATGTTTCCAGAAGTTTTCACTTCGTTAAATTTTGTAGTCAAAGCTTCAGTTAGAAAACAAATGTCAAATGATACTATCAGAACAGATAAAGCATTAGTTAAATAGCTATCCTTCAAGCAATCCAAAAAGAGTATCATGTGAAAGCCTCATAGGATTCTCCCATGATCTACTGCTAGTACCTTAATATTTGGAGCTTATCTAAACATTACATGTTTTTAGTAGAAACACCCACAAAAAGTATACATGCTTACATGGAATTTTGCTGACCAATGTCCTTGCTTTCTCCGCCCGCTTGAGATTTACGTGGGCTCCTCGACCAGCATTATAGCGATTTTGATCCTGAAATTGCAACCATATCAATTGTATATGGCAAATGCAACATTTCAACTGAAGATACCTAGCTGATCGATTAACCATTTGAACTAGATGGAGAAAAGAAAGTGTTCAAGTTACCCTCTCGTATTCACCAAGCCAACCCTCCTCTTCGGTTGCTAATGTCCATTTCTCCACCTTTTCTAGAATGTCCTTCCTGCTTAGGGCAAGCTCTCTTGCTTCTGTAATTCGATCATCCATATTGGTAAGCAGCTCTGAGAGATCTGCTCTGCCTACAAAATGAAGTTCATATACATTATCAAATTCAACAGATAGCAGTACAAAATCACAAGGCAATAAAATAAGAGCTGATGAAACACGACACACAAAAATTTGTCCTAGATCAGCTAAATCAGGAAGTAATCGTGTAATCACCGAAACTAAGAAAAAAGCAAACACCCTGTATCTTAATTGCTAGTAGAAAATACAATAGGCGGCAGTTAACTATTGAAGCATGGAAAAACTCAGGATCTCATCCACTGACGCAGCAAAACAAACTTTCATATATTAGCCTTGAAATTTTTGAAATGAAATAAAATTAGCGACAGAACATATTCACACTGCATAGCAAATGAATTTAGTATTACAGGAGGAGCTAGAAAGTTAGAATGAACTCTGAAGCAAATGAATTGTTCATGTAGCTTTGCATACAATTTGCCAAACGTGAAATATCATCTTCAGGAGACTAATGTTGAAATATCTAGTAAAAATAACAATGCACCGCATGCCACTAACATTCCATAAAATGCCTTTATTTGagtttttcaaatacaagaaccaAGTACAGAAACAAGGTATTTTAGCAACTACTTTACAATTAATCATATTCACTTATTTAAATTATTGACATTTTGTATATGAGTGGTCTTTTTTCGCATTATGGTAGAACCCTTTGGTGATTCAGTACACTGGTTTTTGAAGACTTATTTCACCATGAAAAAACTTCATAATCAGTGACTTAATGTTTCAGTCTAGTAGTATCAATGCTCGGTTGCTAAAAGGAAATGCTGTTATGAACTTATGATTGTTAGCTAAAAGGGGCAGAGTAAAATACTGCAATTTAAACAAAAAAGCATTCAATAATTGCTAAAAAAATGGTGTAAATATTAAATAACAGAAAGAGAGCATTTAAATGCGATTAGGCAGACAATAAGAAACAACCCAAAGAGCATATAATGTTGCAATTGGCAAAAACGTTCATAAAATTGCAAGGTGAGGCAGAAATAGCAGCATTAAACAACAAAGAAGCACCAACAAAATTTTGCAGCAGATACAACTTAATAAACACAGAAGCACGACAAAAGATGGAAATATTTACTCTTATACTCTTATAAAGACCTGACAAGATATCAATTAACACAATTAACATACATTCTATGTTGTATATACATCATGTACAAAAAAACTTATTGGTTAAGTTCTCCCCGCAAATGAATTTTTTTGATTGATTGTTTAGATTTAAGTACTCTCTCCAATCCATAATCATAAGTGTCGTGGTCACgtattatggatcagagggagtacattattGGATAAATTATAATTTCCATAAAATAAGTGATTATGATTACATAAGATTTTAATCAACAGAAAAAACTTTCTCAGCAAAGCACAGATATTTAGCTAGTATATACTCCAGTTATGACTTTCAGGATAAAAGGAATGAGAAAGAAGTAAACCGGAATCTATAAGATCTGTGAGAGTCCGCCACTCATGGTCCCTGTCAATATCCATGTGAACACTTTTGTAGATTTCTTCAAGTTCCGTCATTTTctttaatacaagctctttcattTTGCTAGCTTTCAAATACTTCAACCTCTTAACCTCGGCCTCTACCTAAATAAAGGAAAAAGGTTTTACATGAACATGACATGAAGAATTAGCTTTAAGAAAGTTCAAAGAAACTAAAAGAGAGCAAATCAACTGTAACCTTCTCAATAAGGTCATGTGCAAGGCATCCTTGGGGCATCACTGTATTGGGTGATACAGATATCAAAGAAGTAACATGGTCGAAGCATTTCTGTTCATCTAGTGGTGTATCCATCAGACTCCATAGCTCAATAAGTGTACTTCCAAGATTTTGTAGCTGTAATATATGATGCAAATGTGGATCATTAATACAAACAATTCTATGTAGAAAGGAAAGCACTCTAACGTACACATACTAAGTCACTCTTGAGAAAGTAAAGAACAGTACGGTAAGTGAAACCATGCACTGTTTTCTCAAAACAGTAAAACCGTAAACAGAAATTAACTATTAAAGGAAGTCCGTAAGGAAAATGTAGTGAGAAATATAGGATGGTTGATATAACAAAATTGTGCACTGTACAATAAATAAATGGTAAACCATGTCATGTACAGTGTACCATGAATCATAATGgactgacaacaacaacaacaaaaaaccatATTCCACAGGTCAGCAAAATTGAATGATATACTTTGTTAAGCTGAATCGCATTATATCAAACTCAATACCTAGCATACTAGAGGTAGATGAACACACTGAACAGAGCCATGCTTTTGATTGAATGACAAAGACAAATACCTTTCGGAGcctctgtttcttttcttgattTAGTGCATGAACTTTTCCTGCAAGCCGGTCGAGAGTGGAATCACTTATACTCATGGTTTTGCTTCTTTCCAATTCAACAAAGCTGGGGTGGACATCGTATAATGTCTTCTTAAGATCAAGAGACATCATGTTGCACATCTCGTCAATA
This Lolium perenne isolate Kyuss_39 chromosome 1, Kyuss_2.0, whole genome shotgun sequence DNA region includes the following protein-coding sequences:
- the LOC127314229 gene encoding WAT1-related protein At5g07050, which codes for MAMQQQGGAEETLMQRCKPYLAMISLQFGYAGMNVITKVSLNHGMSHYVLVVYRHAFATLSIAPFALILERKVRPRMTLRVFINIFLLALMGPVIDQNFYYAGLKYTSPTFSCAMSNMLPAMTFVMAVIFRMEKVNLKKARCVAKVAGTLVTVAGAMLMTLYKGRAMEMIWSKHTHLHDGPHQDAAAAAKDWFKGSIFLIIATLAWASLFILQGPTLTRYNAPLTLTMLICFVGTLQAIVVTLAMEHTTDVWKIGFDMNLLAAAYAGIVTSSIAYYVQGLVIQVRGPVFASAFSPLMMIVVAIMGSFILAENIYLGGIIGSVLIVAGLYSVLWGKHKESVEKKDIEATEIPVAIKGVDANGRIMDIVELDEVQLEKAKANGKAVTISVPAEEARMQRDGEN
- the LOC127314239 gene encoding 65-kDa microtubule-associated protein 5-like, with amino-acid sequence MATSPPPPTRASCGSFLQELQELWGEIGQDELERDKMILQLEEDCLNVYRTKVEQTRKQKAELLQAMSLGEADIEKILSALGERESFSRVEKLGGTLMEQLAKVEPVLDDLRRRRDERVNEFLAVQLHIVRLQAEISGTINHGDPAAPLVDETDLSIKRLTELKTQLNELQAEKNLRLQKIDVQLKCIDEMCNMMSLDLKKTLYDVHPSFVELERSKTMSISDSTLDRLAGKVHALNQEKKQRLRKLQNLGSTLIELWSLMDTPLDEQKCFDHVTSLISVSPNTVMPQGCLAHDLIEKVEAEVKRLKYLKASKMKELVLKKMTELEEIYKSVHMDIDRDHEWRTLTDLIDSGRADLSELLTNMDDRITEARELALSRKDILEKVEKWTLATEEEGWLGEYERDQNRYNAGRGAHVNLKRAEKARTLVSKIPSLLENLTARVKAWEKEKGIPFMHDKMRLLDSLEQYTSGRQQREDEKRRLRELKKLQEQFTAEHGSTYGAKPSPMRPLSARKPLGQSSNVNIIGGTPNSRRVSTPISRKGGLSCGKMKDAGKTTASIPANYVALPKDSSDNSTL